One region of bacterium genomic DNA includes:
- a CDS encoding DUF4433 domain-containing protein, with protein MWPFAKKTISRELRRRDITLLFHSTHLTINLPQILEDGFIDTARGLRTRFGAKAERLLHDPRRLENFAVGLDYINCSITTPNFELLYARSKSAWQSEWVHLLLDTKLLEHPDTLFCSVSAAQDYGARVQAGFAGLQSMFAEKVDNWTRTDLQKNEPTHPQAEALVKGSLPLECVSEILTANGQVATEVERLAAFYHRNVRVEIEPKLFLWPKRLKTKG; from the coding sequence ATGTGGCCGTTCGCCAAAAAGACTATTTCACGCGAACTTCGCCGCAGGGATATCACGCTTCTCTTCCACAGCACGCATCTTACCATCAACCTCCCGCAAATTCTTGAAGACGGTTTCATTGACACGGCGCGCGGGTTGCGAACAAGATTCGGTGCCAAAGCCGAGCGATTGCTGCATGACCCGCGAAGGTTGGAGAATTTCGCCGTCGGACTCGATTACATCAATTGTTCAATAACCACTCCCAACTTTGAGCTGCTTTACGCGCGCTCGAAATCCGCCTGGCAATCGGAGTGGGTGCATCTTCTGTTGGACACGAAACTCCTGGAGCATCCTGACACACTGTTCTGTTCCGTCTCCGCCGCGCAAGATTATGGCGCACGCGTACAGGCAGGATTTGCAGGTTTGCAATCCATGTTTGCAGAAAAAGTTGACAATTGGACTCGCACAGACTTACAAAAGAACGAGCCCACACATCCGCAAGCTGAAGCCCTTGTAAAGGGGAGCTTGCCACTTGAATGCGTCTCGGAAATTCTCACAGCCAACGGCCAAGTCGCCACCGAAGTCGAACGACTTGCTGCATTCTATCATCGCAACGTGCGCGTCGAGATCGAACCTAAACTATTCCTATGGCCGAAGAGATTGAAGACCAAAGGATAG